A window from Seriola aureovittata isolate HTS-2021-v1 ecotype China chromosome 14, ASM2101889v1, whole genome shotgun sequence encodes these proteins:
- the LOC130181369 gene encoding sprouty-related, EVH1 domain-containing protein 2-like has product MIEETHPNDDSYIVRVKAVVMTRDDSSGGWLAQDGGALSRVGVCRLLPPELAPVPASSSSQFLIRGERLRDKQVILDCPLRKDLVYTIATPTFHHWKVEDRRCGLSFQSPADARAFDRGVRKAIEDLAEGSTTSSTALQNEGELGDDDVFTNTTDSSSNSSQKLESSLQPLESSPLPQRHKCVMGHRHDLHDPYRLSDHYFLDQPSRLPRHVTFQEDEEIVRINPRERSWERTTEHHHGRQSDRPWLRGYEDYRHATVRDKFIQMDDSESYVHFAKTEAQKHDYTYPLAPALSPSDSDPALGPLTNKGHSGSYRHGFSSVVSSQPRSFLPSSSPSTNGGKGRKEDGMERAQCEHCGEAFYISDNRRGRCQDAPDPVRACIRRVSCMWLADTMLYHCMSDPEGDYSDPCSCDGGEGSGGGRLGTRWLALLGLSLVAPCLCLYPPLHACHRAGLTCGCCGGRHKALS; this is encoded by the exons TGACAGCTACATCGTGCGTGTGAAAGCGGTGGTGATGACGCGGGACGACTCGAGTGGCGGCTGGCTGGCCCAGGACGGGGGAGCTCTGAGCAGGGTGGGCGTTTGCCGCCTCCTGCCGCCAGAGTTGGCGCCCGTCCCGGCCTCCAGCAGCTCCCAGTTCCTCATCCGTGGTGAGCGGCTACGGGATaaacag GTGATCCTGGACTGTCCACTGAGGAAGGATCTGGTGTACACCATAGCAACGCCCACATTTCATCATTGGAAGGTGGAGGACAGGAGGTGTGGCCTGTCCTTCCAGAGTCCAGCTGACGCCAGGGCTTTCGACAGGGGGGTACGGAAAGCAATCGAGGACCTGGCTGAAG GCTCCACAACCTCCTCGACAGCACTCCAGAACGAGGGCGAGCTGGGTGACGACGACGTCTTTACC AACACCACAGACAGCTCATCCAACTCCTCCCAGAAGCTGGAGAGCTCTCTGCAGCCGCTCGAGTCCTCGCCCCTTCCGCAGAGGCACAAGTGCGTGATGGGACATCGCCATGACCTCCACGACCCCTACCGGCTCTCAGACCACTACTTCTTGGACCAG cCGTCTCGGCTTCCCCGCCATGTCACTTTCCAGGAGGACGAGGAAATCGTCCGTATCAACCCACGGGAGCGCAGCTGGGAGCGAACCACAGAGCATCACCATGGCCGCCAGTCGGATCGCCCCTGGCTCAGGGGCTACGAGGACTACCGCCACGCCACTGTGCGGGACAAGTTCATCCAAATGGACGACTCTGAGTCCTACGTCCACTTTGCCAAGACGGAGGCACAGAAGCACGACTACACCTACCCATTGGCACCGGCCCTGTCGCCCTCAGACTCTGACCCCGCCCTCGGACCCTTGACCAATAAGGGCCATAGCGGCTCGTATCGCCATGGCTTCTCCTCTGTGGTCTCCAGCCAGCCCCGCTCTTTCCTTCCGAGCTCCTCCCCATCCACCAATGGCGGGAAGGGGCGGAAGGAGGACGGGATGGAGCGTGCACAGTGCGAGCACTGCGGCGAGGCCTTTTACATCTCCGACAACCGGAGAGGCCGGTGCCAGGATGCCCCGGACCCTGTGCGGGCGTGCATCCGGCGGGTCAGCTGCATGTGGCTGGCAGACACCATGCTCTACCACTGCATGTCTGACCCAGAGGGGGACTACTCGGACCCCTGCTCATGTGACGGGGGTGAGGGCAGCGGGGGAGGCCGACTCGGCACACGTTGGTTAGCCCTGCTCGGCTTATCTCTGGTGGCGCCCTGCCTCTGCCTCTATCCGCCTCTCCACGCTTGCCATCGGGCGGGGCTCACATGCGGCTGCTGCGGAGGCCGACACAAGGCCCTGAGCTGA